A genomic window from Fibrobacterota bacterium includes:
- the rpoN gene encoding RNA polymerase factor sigma-54 produces the protein MNLGFGLSMDMRMEQKLSPQMIQSLKLLQVSALELEMLVKQEMETNPVLELDDGPEPELVEGDRADQVETAEEREDRQESEEAAGEEPESREEQISASSQDNTSEIDWEAYFDDGFDPGGRMTEERSSPDERLERVPVHQASMEETLLAQLDEKKFDPVLRPVIEWLIGNLNENGFLEVTQEEAQAKLGIDESTWEEALSVLQRLDPPGIGSRDLRECLLVQLSRIGMRDTIAWKIIHDCFGLLQKLKVPTIARRLDSTPEEIQAAIKEIGQLEPRPGRQLSSPQSPPVIPDMVVEMGLDGIWQISFNDKTVPSLRVSRSYQDLVRRGSRASTDEKKYVRDKLNSATWLLRSIEQRKSTMLKVMHAILESQIEFFEEGPGHLKPLVLQDIADKVKMHISTVSRVTNEKYVQTPHGVFELKSFFSASVTQEDGSEISSVEAREAIRKLIEAEDPADPLSDQKIVDVLEESSLHVARRTVAKYRDLMGILPARMRRKF, from the coding sequence ATGAATCTTGGTTTCGGCCTTTCCATGGACATGCGGATGGAGCAGAAGCTCTCTCCGCAGATGATCCAATCCCTGAAGCTCCTGCAGGTCTCCGCCTTGGAGCTGGAGATGCTGGTCAAGCAGGAGATGGAGACAAATCCTGTCTTGGAGCTAGACGACGGCCCCGAGCCCGAACTGGTGGAGGGCGATCGCGCCGACCAGGTGGAGACCGCCGAAGAGCGCGAAGACCGCCAGGAATCCGAAGAGGCCGCCGGCGAGGAGCCGGAGTCCCGCGAGGAACAGATCTCCGCGAGTTCGCAGGACAACACCTCCGAGATCGACTGGGAAGCCTACTTCGACGATGGCTTCGATCCCGGCGGCCGCATGACCGAGGAACGCTCCAGCCCGGACGAACGGCTGGAACGCGTGCCCGTCCACCAGGCCTCCATGGAGGAAACCCTCCTGGCCCAGCTGGACGAGAAGAAGTTCGATCCCGTCCTCCGTCCCGTGATCGAATGGCTGATCGGGAACCTCAACGAGAACGGCTTTCTGGAAGTCACCCAGGAAGAAGCCCAGGCAAAGCTCGGCATCGACGAATCCACCTGGGAAGAAGCCCTTTCCGTGCTGCAGCGGTTGGATCCCCCGGGAATCGGCTCGCGCGATCTGCGCGAATGCCTCCTGGTGCAGTTGTCCCGCATCGGGATGCGCGACACCATCGCCTGGAAGATCATCCACGACTGTTTTGGACTGTTGCAGAAACTGAAGGTCCCCACCATCGCCCGGCGCCTGGACAGCACGCCCGAAGAGATCCAGGCCGCCATCAAGGAGATCGGACAGCTCGAGCCCCGGCCCGGACGGCAATTGTCCAGTCCGCAGTCGCCGCCCGTGATCCCGGACATGGTGGTGGAGATGGGCCTTGACGGAATCTGGCAGATCTCGTTCAACGACAAGACCGTGCCTTCGCTTCGCGTCAGCCGCTCCTACCAGGACCTGGTGCGCCGCGGTTCGCGGGCGTCCACCGACGAGAAGAAATACGTCCGCGACAAGCTCAACTCCGCGACCTGGCTTTTGCGGTCCATCGAGCAGCGCAAGTCCACCATGCTCAAGGTGATGCACGCCATCCTGGAATCGCAGATCGAGTTCTTCGAGGAAGGTCCGGGCCACCTCAAGCCGCTGGTGTTGCAGGACATCGCCGACAAGGTGAAGATGCACATCTCCACCGTGTCGCGCGTCACCAACGAGAAGTACGTGCAGACCCCGCACGGCGTGTTCGAACTGAAGTCGTTCTTTTCCGCTTCCGTCACGCAGGAAGACGGCTCCGAGATCAGCTCCGTGGAGGCCCGCGAGGCCATCCGCAAGCTCATCGAGGCGGAAGATCCGGCCGATCCGCTCTCCGACCAGAAGATCGTGGATGTGCTGGAAGAATCCAGCCTGCACGTCGCGCGGCGCACGGTGGCGAAGTACCGGGATCTGATGGGCATATTACCCGCCCGAATGCGCCGCAAGTTCTGA
- a CDS encoding cyclic nucleotide-binding domain-containing protein, with protein MAKLAKAYPDWVRRLRCRDGELVLHEGDPDDSVFFLEEGSLVVEQEVSGGARHVLKVLTNSPEVDQMVPFGEMSHQLDGRRSASIRSAGGSVVIRMESHAFESVFHDFPELARTLNLKLVERLRDTNARLKELVRQMDPPVLREMVLQSRILFREGEPAKDLWQCPAGLLHEVRAGGSRFEIEADAEGFVDPLPFFRGGVWNRTVEVSTGSFLLKWSCEQPADVFRFHPELALRLLRDNA; from the coding sequence TTGGCCAAGCTCGCCAAGGCCTATCCGGATTGGGTCCGGCGACTCCGTTGCCGGGACGGCGAATTGGTGCTCCACGAGGGAGACCCGGATGACTCCGTCTTCTTCTTGGAAGAAGGCTCGTTGGTGGTGGAACAAGAGGTCTCCGGTGGGGCGCGGCATGTCCTCAAGGTGCTGACCAATTCTCCGGAAGTCGACCAGATGGTTCCTTTCGGGGAAATGAGCCACCAGCTGGATGGACGTCGCTCCGCTTCCATCCGTTCGGCCGGTGGATCCGTGGTGATCCGCATGGAAAGCCACGCCTTCGAGTCCGTGTTCCACGACTTCCCGGAGCTCGCCCGCACCCTCAATCTCAAGCTGGTGGAACGTCTGCGGGACACCAACGCGCGACTCAAGGAGCTGGTCCGGCAGATGGACCCTCCCGTGCTGCGCGAAATGGTCCTGCAATCGCGGATCCTGTTTCGCGAAGGCGAGCCCGCCAAAGATCTTTGGCAATGTCCTGCCGGACTTTTGCATGAGGTCCGTGCCGGTGGATCCCGATTCGAAATCGAGGCCGACGCCGAAGGTTTCGTGGATCCTCTTCCCTTTTTCCGTGGCGGTGTCTGGAACCGGACCGTGGAGGTTTCCACGGGATCGTTCCTGCTCAAGTGGTCCTGCGAGCAACCCGCCGACGTCTTCCGCTTCCATCCCGAACTCGCGCTTCGGCTTCTTCGAGACAACGCCTGA